The Horticoccus luteus DNA window GATTATCGAGGATGAAGGTGGCGCGGTAGTTACGCTTGGTCGGATTCATGTGGCTCTCTGCGATTTAAATGATTCATGGCTTGGTCCACGCCTCTTGAAAGGAGGAGGTCCAATCCTTGGAGATAAGTGTCAAACTGACGGTCGATGATGAGTTGTTGGTCGGGAGAAAATTTTCCTAAAACGAAATCCTTGAGATCCATTTCCTTGGGCAGCTTCGGGCCAATGCCCAGACGATAGCGGATGAAATCGTCACCGAGGTGCTCAAGCAAGCTCGCGACCCCATTGTGGCCGCCTGCACTGCCCCGCTCGCTTACTTTAATTCGGCCGACATCCAGCCCAACGTCGTCATAAATGACGAGCACTTCCTTCGGAGGGATCCGGTGAAAGCGCGCCAACGCTGCTACGGCGCGACCGCTCTCATTCATGAACGTTTGCGGCTTCATGAGCCACAATCGCAGACTGGGGAGACGCGTTACCTCGGCCTCGAAGCGCGGCGCGGAAGACCACACCAGCTTTTGCGCGCGGGCATACGCTTCAAGGACGACCCAACCCAAGTTGTGGCGCGTCGCCGCGTAGGCGGAGCCCGGGTTGCCGAGCGCGGCAACGAGCGAAATGGACATAACTCAAAGAACAACGGTGCGGCCAGCCACGGTCAAGTGACCGGCCGCACGAAAAACGCTTACTTCTTGGCCGGAGCCGCCGCCGCCTTCGCCGGCGCAGCGCCCGCGGCAGCCTTGGCGTCGGGGGCCGGTGTCGCGCCAGCCGCCGGGGCCGCCGCGCCTGCCGCCGGAGCCGCCGCGCCTGCCGAAGGCGTCGCCGCCACCGTCTCGGTGACGATTTCAGCCACCGGCTCCACGCATGAGACAACCGGCTGCCCTTTGGGATCGAGAAACTCGACGCCCTCGATCGGCTTCATGCCCCCGATCTTGATTGTCTCGCCGACCTTCAGCTCGGTCACATCCACGGCAATCGACTCCGGGAGATCCTTGGGCAAAACGCGCACCCGCAGATAGGGAGTGGCCGTTTCCAAAACGCCGTTTTGCGTCTTTACGCCAAATGACTCGCCCGTGATGGCCACCGGCACGCGGATTTCAAATTTCTCGTCGGCCTTCACCTCGTGAAGATCGACGTGCAAAAAACGGTCCGTGATGGGATCGCGCTGCACTTCTTGAAGAAACGACAGCGCCTTGTTGCCTTGGTCTTGCCGCGTGAGCTCGATCAGCACGGCGCGACCGGCCACCGTCTTGAGCAACCGGGTGAACTCCGGCACGTCGAGTGAAAGCTTTTCGGGCGATGACTGCTTCCCG harbors:
- the pth gene encoding aminoacyl-tRNA hydrolase translates to MSISLVAALGNPGSAYAATRHNLGWVVLEAYARAQKLVWSSAPRFEAEVTRLPSLRLWLMKPQTFMNESGRAVAALARFHRIPPKEVLVIYDDVGLDVGRIKVSERGSAGGHNGVASLLEHLGDDFIRYRLGIGPKLPKEMDLKDFVLGKFSPDQQLIIDRQFDTYLQGLDLLLSRGVDQAMNHLNRREPHESDQA
- a CDS encoding 50S ribosomal protein L25; its protein translation is MKQFTLNIATRDHTGRSASRRLRKVNRIPAILYGKQSSPEKLSLDVPEFTRLLKTVAGRAVLIELTRQDQGNKALSFLQEVQRDPITDRFLHVDLHEVKADEKFEIRVPVAITGESFGVKTQNGVLETATPYLRVRVLPKDLPESIAVDVTELKVGETIKIGGMKPIEGVEFLDPKGQPVVSCVEPVAEIVTETVAATPSAGAAAPAAGAAAPAAGATPAPDAKAAAGAAPAKAAAAPAKK